The Desulfobacterales bacterium genome contains the following window.
TTAACCTATTTGGTTAATTAAACTTGACATTCGAGTTCATAATGGATATCCTGTTTAAAAAACAAAAAGACCGAATCATCTCAAACGACGAATCCAAATTAAAGCAAAAATATAAAGGCAATCCCCGAAGAAGCAAGCTGATCAGGGCCCGTCTGGATGAACTGACTGATGCCGAAAATCTGGCAGTCATGCGCTTTTTACCTCAAGCCTATTGTCATGAACTCAAAGGCAACCGGGCCGGTCAATTAGCGCTAAAGCTCGATCAGGGATACCGGATGGTATTCGAACCGGCCGATAACCCTGTTCCTAAAAAGAAAGACGGAGGCCTGGACTGGG
Protein-coding sequences here:
- a CDS encoding killer suppression protein, translated to MDILFKKQKDRIISNDESKLKQKYKGNPRRSKLIRARLDELTDAENLAVMRFLPQAYCHELKGNRAGQLALKLDQGYRMVFEPADNPVPKKKDGGLDWDRVTAIRILELSEDYHD